The proteins below are encoded in one region of Pseudomonas putida S13.1.2:
- a CDS encoding LysR family transcriptional regulator — protein MRTDLNLLRVLLAVYETGNVTTAAKRLGMSQPAASAALARLRHSLGDPLFIRSGNAMEATPRAQGIIEHTREVIEIIDRDILSGPSFDPATSEQEFVFCLSEVGEVVFLPALFQSLRRLAPNARIRTISLAPDELVESLHEGRVDALLGYFPDLITPNIYQQRLFSHDLVCLVRLDHPFVGEQLTLDTFSKLEHLQVRDGSRRQEMYEAHLGKSGVYRNIVLQTSHYMSVPSIIEQSDLIVVLPRTVANMYIHHPNVRTVEPPLAIPRYDLKQYWHARYHEAPRSVWLRRLISTVFSES, from the coding sequence ATGCGAACCGATCTGAATCTGCTGCGCGTTTTGCTTGCCGTATACGAAACCGGCAACGTAACAACAGCCGCCAAGCGGCTTGGCATGAGTCAGCCCGCGGCAAGCGCTGCGCTGGCGCGTTTGCGTCATTCCTTGGGTGACCCATTGTTCATTCGCTCCGGCAATGCGATGGAGGCCACCCCCCGTGCACAAGGCATCATTGAGCACACACGTGAAGTCATCGAGATAATTGATCGTGACATCCTCAGCGGACCCAGCTTCGACCCCGCGACCAGCGAACAGGAATTCGTTTTCTGCCTGAGTGAGGTAGGGGAGGTAGTGTTCCTGCCGGCGTTGTTCCAGAGCCTGCGACGGCTTGCACCCAATGCCCGGATACGCACCATCAGCCTCGCACCTGATGAACTTGTGGAAAGTCTTCATGAAGGGCGGGTCGACGCGTTGTTGGGTTACTTCCCCGATTTGATTACGCCAAACATTTACCAGCAACGGCTGTTTTCACACGATTTGGTCTGCCTGGTACGACTCGACCACCCCTTCGTGGGCGAACAGCTGACGCTTGACACCTTCAGCAAGTTGGAGCATTTGCAGGTTCGAGATGGCAGTCGTCGCCAGGAAATGTACGAAGCCCACTTGGGCAAGAGCGGCGTTTATCGCAACATCGTGCTGCAGACATCTCATTACATGAGCGTTCCCTCGATCATCGAGCAATCGGACCTGATCGTCGTTCTACCACGCACAGTTGCCAACATGTACATTCATCACCCGAATGTACGAACGGTAGAGCCCCCACTGGCGATTCCGCGCTACGACCTCAAGCAGTACTGGCACGCCCGCTATCATGAGGCACCACGTAGTGTGTGGTTGCGGCGATTGATCTCGACAGTGTTCAGCGAGTCATGA